A stretch of Enterobacter cloacae complex sp. ECNIH7 DNA encodes these proteins:
- the phnK gene encoding phosphonate C-P lyase system protein PhnK, with the protein MKPLLSVNNLTHLYAPGKGFSDVSFELWPGEVLGIVGESGSGKTTLLKSISARLTPQNGDILYEGASLYGMSEAERRRLLRTEWGVVHQHPMDGLRRQVSAGGNIGERLMATGARHYGNIRATAQHWLEEVEIPASRIDDLPTTFSGGMQQRLQIARNLVTHPKLVFMDEPTGGLDVSVQARLLDLLRGLVVELNLAVVIVTHDLGVARLLADRLLVMKQGQVVESGLTDRVLDDPHHPYTQLLVSSVLQN; encoded by the coding sequence ATGAAACCGCTGCTTTCGGTTAATAACCTGACTCACCTGTATGCGCCGGGCAAAGGCTTTAGCGACGTGTCGTTCGAGCTGTGGCCGGGCGAAGTGCTGGGGATCGTCGGCGAGTCCGGCTCCGGCAAAACCACCCTGCTGAAGTCCATCTCCGCGCGCCTGACGCCGCAGAACGGCGACATTTTGTATGAGGGCGCCTCGCTGTACGGCATGAGCGAGGCCGAGCGCCGCCGCCTGCTGCGCACCGAGTGGGGCGTGGTGCATCAGCACCCGATGGACGGCCTGCGCCGTCAGGTCTCCGCCGGGGGCAACATCGGTGAACGCCTGATGGCCACCGGCGCGCGCCACTACGGCAATATCCGCGCTACCGCCCAGCACTGGCTGGAAGAGGTGGAAATCCCCGCCTCGCGCATCGACGACCTGCCGACGACCTTCTCCGGCGGGATGCAGCAGCGCCTGCAGATTGCGCGCAACCTGGTCACCCATCCGAAGCTGGTATTTATGGATGAACCCACCGGCGGGCTGGACGTCTCCGTGCAGGCGCGCCTGCTCGACCTGCTGCGCGGCCTGGTGGTGGAGCTGAACCTCGCGGTGGTGATTGTCACCCACGATTTAGGCGTTGCGCGCCTGCTGGCGGACCGTCTGCTGGTGATGAAGCAGGGCCAGGTGGTGGAAAGTGGGTTAACCGACCGGGTGCTCGACGATCCGCACCATCCGTACACCCAGCTGC